The genomic DNA TACTAGTAAGAAGATGAAGGAGCGGTTGCCAGGTCTTACCAAGGTGAGGGTTAGCACCAACAGGTAACCCGAGGTACGTGAAAGGGACACTACCGACTCTATAATAAAGGAAACGCTCAGCCAAACCAAGGAACTCGTCCCCAACATTCACCCCCATCACCGAGCTCTTAGAAAAATTCACCTTAAGCCCCGAAGCAAGCTCAAAACAACGAAGGATGGTTTTGAGGGACCACAAGTTGGCCATGGTTGCCTCCCCCAAGAATAAGGTGTCATCCGCATACTGAAGATGGGAAATGGAAAGACCCGAGTTCCCAACCTTAATGTCAAGGTACAACCCACAAGCTTCAGCCGACCGAACCAAACCACTAAGACCCTCAAccaccaacaaaaaaagaaacggAGCCAGCGGGTCCCCTTGCCTCAGGCCTTTCTGGATATTAACTTCCTCCGACGGGCACCCATTTACGAGAACCGATAGGTTACCGCAACAGACACAGGCACAAATCTAGAAACAACACCTATCACTAAAACCTAACCTCTTCATCATATATTCAAGGAAGCTCCAACTGACGGAATCATAAGCCTTTTCGAAGTCCACTTTAAACCAAACCCGTTGATTGGCTTGCGTATTTGTACCATCGCTATCTAAAAAATTTTGTACGAATCATTATGGGACACATATCACATACTCTCTTTGGCCTTTAAAACTTgcttaaaatagaaatttattgTCCAGATCAAATACTAACAAATTTTAATCTCAAGCATGCTTCAAAATGTACCAAAGGGAGtatccgtcccaaattgtatgtcactttagaaaaaatatttgtcccaaattgtatgtcactttacaataccaatgaaacatttatgttacttttcctattatatccttaactatttattactctttcttctttcaattcttttacttatctttcccatatcatttattaaggataattttgtaaaacaactcataatatctctttcccatacaatattaattacatttcttaatatgtataAAATGcctaaaacgtcatacaatttgggacggagggagtatgaagGAGAAAACAAAGTAGTGTTACCTTGTTCTTACAGATGTTATTTTTCGCATCTAACTCTACGATGTGGGACAATTCTGCAGTTTTGGAACACCATATTTGGTTATTCATTTCTACATATATTTCGTATCTAACTATACTTACTAACATTGTTGCAATAATATTACCGTGACAAAGCCTCACTAAAGAACGTTATCTTGAAACCAACACTTTGTGGAAGTAGATACAAAATGAAATAACATTTTAATACCATATAAGAAGATGAAAACTTCATATATAAAGCTTCTTATCAATTTATATTATTACCATGTGTATTGGGAAGGTTGAAGTTGGATTGGAAGTCCATTTTCAGGCTCTAGCATAGGATCATACTTGAACTTCTCATCAGGATTAACTAAATCCCATTTGAAACGTTTCACAATATTATGCATAAAAACAAGTATCTCTAACCGAGCAAACTCTTGTCCCAAACACATTCTAGGTCCTCCTCCAAATGGAACATATGAATAAGGTGTTGGCCCTTCTCCTTCAAACCTTGAAGCATCAAATTTTTCAGGATTTGAAAACAGTGTTGGATCCATGTGTGTTGTATGTGTGTTCCAATGCAACTGTCATAAACACCATAAATACATGCTTTAGAATATTTATGATGACATAATCAATATCCTATAATATAAGGTTCTCTCCTTTAGCACACATAAGTAAAAATATGTTGAAACATGAAACATACCTTCCATCCACTAGGGATGTTATAATCAGCATAGGTAAAATCCTTTATAGCATCTCTGAAAGCGCCACCGACAGGTGGCGACAGCCTCAGAACTTCAGAAGCAACATTCCAAGAATATTTCATTTTCTGAATATCCTCCCATTGCAATAACTCCCCTGCCTCTTTCCCTTGGCTTATTTCAAGTTGttctgtcaaaaaaagaaaaaacaatttcaacatttatCCTAATCAAGTTTTTCGTaaaagtataagaaaaaaagcAACATGGtgctataaaattttcattatatAATCAAATTCCCATGTGTTCCGACCTCAAGTATGTTGCAGTGCACAAAAAAACAGTGCAGCCGACTTGAGGTCGGACCATCTTGAAATTATTAATGTTCAAAGACTTTACTTCAAACCTTTCAACACTTGTTCATAAACTTGAGGCAAATTTCCAAGATACTTCATGACCAATGATAGTACTGATCTAGAAGTGTCATGGCCAGCAAAAAGAAGTAGTAATATGTTATCAATAATCTCCACTTCATTCAAAAACCTTCCACTTGTATCTGGTGTAGCAAGTAAATGAGATAAAAGGTCTTGTGTAGGTGATGCCTTCTTTTCATCCAAATCcactttccttttcttcataatcattttaatttctttccttATTTCATCTGCAGCTTTCATTGCCTTATGAAACCTTGTTCCAGGAAAGTTGATGGAGAAGCCAATGATCCCTTTTAGAAATTCTTCAAAATATGATGAAAGGTTTGATACATCGATAGGATCTTCCATGCTTAGAAATAAGCAACAAGCTAATTCAAATGTGTATAGCTGTATTATAGGATAGACAACAACCTGCTCCTTCCCTTCAAAAGTGTAAATTAACAAGTATTAAACTTTGATCATgacattcttttttatttttcagaaacaTCTATATGGTAAAATGCGATTTGATGAATGTGTAATAAAGTTTGACTTTCTTTTAGGTTAAATGTGAAAAGCAATAGTTTCTAGCTGGTGTAAGAACCTTTTATGTCATGTACCTATCTCACTCATTATATGCTAGCTAATTAACACTTTAAAAATGGATTGAAGATTGAACCGTTTAGACATTTAAGTCATGATTCAATTGGTTCAATCTATTCAAAAACAT from Medicago truncatula cultivar Jemalong A17 chromosome 8, MtrunA17r5.0-ANR, whole genome shotgun sequence includes the following:
- the LOC112417201 gene encoding beta-amyrin 28-monooxygenase — encoded protein: MEVTKLIVLPAVLALFVLFLHFIKRIIKLRKLNLPKGTLGFPFVGESFEFLKANLEGKQIRFIQERMKKYDSKVFKTSLFGENIAVFCGPAGNKFLFSNENKNVQVWWPSSVKKLLRLSLVNKVGDEAKVTRRLLMSFLNPETLRNYLPNMDRIAQHHINTHWKGKEQVVVYPIIQLYTFELACCLFLSMEDPIDVSNLSSYFEEFLKGIIGFSINFPGTRFHKAMKAADEIRKEIKMIMKKRKVDLDEKKASPTQDLLSHLLATPDTSGRFLNEVEIIDNILLLLFAGHDTSRSVLSLVMKYLGNLPQVYEQVLKEQLEISQGKEAGELLQWEDIQKMKYSWNVASEVLRLSPPVGGAFRDAIKDFTYADYNIPSGWKLHWNTHTTHMDPTLFSNPEKFDASRFEGEGPTPYSYVPFGGGPRMCLGQEFARLEILVFMHNIVKRFKWDLVNPDEKFKYDPMLEPENGLPIQLQPSQYTW